A single Arachidicoccus sp. BS20 DNA region contains:
- a CDS encoding DUF885 family protein, with amino-acid sequence MKRMFLYALHICLAMLAFNAANAQVSDDYVPCQVMPQIMTEYKADFQALNSYYTPTVGDYFFKYGSENDPGASPEKRERLKQLYNEYLQKLAAVDFGGLTQECKVDYILFKRNMNENLRQLKIQDSTYQKIKSWMPFADSVYALEKQRRRGIQPDAQKVAKDWYDIQQNIIKLEAQAKSTGKFTPNDIYAIQSNLNNIKRAVRSVYEFYNGYDPMFTWWVPITYKALDSTLTAYSNVFGKKLQTMTPPDKSGIIGQPVGRDELIKELHYEMIPYTPEELIDIANKEYGWCEREMKKASREMGFGDDWKAALEKVKNTYVPPGEQPALILKLYNESINFIEGHNLVTIPPLAKETWGMIMMSPQRQLVNPFFTGGREISVSYPTNTMSEEDKLMSMRGNNPHFSRATVHHELLAGHTLEFFMNSRYRTYRDFDTPFWIEGWSLYWELLLYDMNFPQSPEDRVGMLFWHMHRCARIIFSLNYHMGKWTPEQCIDFLVDKVGHERANADGEVRRSFEGHYSPLYQVAYLTGGRQFYALKKELVDTKKMTYKQFHDAIMHLNEMPIEMIRAILTKQPLSKDYQAHWRFYDESGVE; translated from the coding sequence ATGAAAAGGATGTTTTTATATGCTTTGCATATATGTCTTGCTATGCTTGCATTTAATGCGGCAAATGCCCAGGTAAGCGATGATTATGTTCCTTGTCAGGTAATGCCGCAAATAATGACGGAATACAAAGCCGATTTTCAGGCGCTCAACAGTTATTATACGCCAACTGTGGGCGATTACTTTTTTAAATACGGAAGTGAAAACGACCCCGGCGCTTCGCCGGAGAAAAGGGAAAGATTAAAACAGTTATACAATGAATATCTTCAAAAGCTGGCAGCAGTAGATTTTGGCGGTCTTACACAAGAATGTAAAGTCGATTATATTCTTTTTAAAAGAAACATGAACGAAAATCTTCGTCAGCTTAAAATACAAGACAGCACATATCAAAAAATTAAAAGCTGGATGCCATTTGCCGATTCGGTTTATGCGCTTGAAAAGCAGCGCAGGCGTGGTATTCAGCCCGATGCGCAGAAGGTAGCAAAAGATTGGTACGACATTCAACAGAATATCATCAAACTTGAAGCGCAGGCAAAATCCACCGGTAAATTTACGCCGAACGATATTTATGCCATACAAAGTAATCTGAATAATATTAAGCGTGCGGTGCGTAGCGTTTATGAATTCTACAACGGTTACGACCCAATGTTTACCTGGTGGGTTCCTATAACGTACAAAGCCTTGGATAGTACGCTTACGGCATATTCAAATGTGTTCGGGAAGAAATTGCAAACCATGACACCGCCTGATAAAAGCGGCATCATAGGACAGCCGGTTGGTCGCGATGAGTTGATAAAAGAGCTGCATTACGAAATGATTCCTTACACGCCGGAAGAACTGATTGATATTGCCAACAAAGAATACGGCTGGTGCGAAAGAGAAATGAAAAAAGCATCCAGGGAAATGGGTTTCGGCGACGATTGGAAAGCGGCACTTGAGAAAGTAAAAAACACATATGTGCCGCCGGGAGAACAACCTGCACTAATTTTAAAATTATACAACGAATCTATTAATTTCATAGAGGGGCATAATTTAGTAACCATCCCGCCACTTGCCAAAGAAACCTGGGGAATGATTATGATGTCGCCGCAACGACAGCTTGTTAATCCATTCTTTACCGGTGGCAGGGAAATTTCTGTTTCTTATCCCACCAACACCATGAGCGAAGAAGATAAGCTGATGAGTATGCGCGGCAATAATCCGCATTTTTCAAGAGCGACTGTGCATCACGAATTACTTGCCGGGCATACGCTGGAGTTTTTTATGAACAGCCGTTATAGAACGTATAGGGATTTTGATACGCCTTTCTGGATAGAAGGCTGGTCTTTGTATTGGGAGCTTTTGTTGTACGATATGAATTTTCCGCAAAGCCCGGAAGACCGTGTCGGTATGTTGTTCTGGCACATGCACCGTTGCGCGCGCATTATTTTCTCGCTGAATTATCACATGGGAAAATGGACGCCGGAGCAATGTATCGATTTTCTGGTGGATAAAGTAGGACATGAAAGAGCGAATGCAGATGGCGAAGTGCGTCGTTCTTTTGAAGGACATTATTCGCCTTTGTATCAGGTGGCGTATTTGACAGGCGGAAGACAATTTTATGCATTGAAAAAAGAATTGGTCGATACTAAAAAGATGACGTATAAACAATTTCACGATGCCATTATGCATCTCAACGAAATGCCGATTGAAATGATTCGGGCAATTCTTACAAAGCAACCGCTTAGCAAAGACTACCAGGCGCATTGGCGGTTTTATGATGAAAGCGGAGTAGAGTAA
- a CDS encoding aminopeptidase P family protein — MFNTEIYRQRRSTLKSKVEKGIILLLGNDEVGMSYEANVYRFRQDSSFLYYTGIDAPSLAFVIDIDEDKEILFGNEATIDDIVWTGPTEALHVKAAKAGITEVKPYKEIESLLKDAVAKNRTVHFLPPYRGEHILKLHTWLGITPAEVAKNVSEKLIKSIVSMRSYKQPDEIMEMEKAVDISTKMHQLFLSSIRQEISELEIAGQIEGLAISLGGSIAYPVILTTNGETLHINPRNVLMKDGQLVLCDAGAETAMHYAGDITRTRPVSSMFSSVQKDMYNLILKIQLATIAACKPNVPFRDVHALAGEMLLEGLKGFGIVKGDVQEALVHNAHTLFFQCGLGHMIGLDVHDMENLGEEYVGYSDDIKRNMAFGWKSLRLAKPLERGFTLTVEPGIYFIPTLIDLWKSQNKLSDFINYTELEKFRNFGGIRIEDNILITEDAPYILGHTIAQKTVDEIEALA, encoded by the coding sequence ATGTTCAATACAGAAATATACAGGCAAAGACGTTCCACATTAAAGTCGAAAGTTGAAAAAGGCATCATTCTTTTACTGGGTAATGATGAAGTAGGAATGAGTTACGAAGCCAATGTTTACCGCTTTCGACAGGATAGTTCTTTTTTGTATTATACGGGAATTGATGCACCGTCGCTTGCGTTTGTTATAGACATTGATGAAGACAAAGAAATACTTTTCGGCAACGAAGCAACTATTGATGATATTGTTTGGACAGGACCAACGGAAGCTTTGCACGTTAAAGCTGCTAAAGCGGGCATCACAGAAGTAAAGCCATACAAAGAAATTGAATCTTTGTTAAAAGATGCAGTTGCAAAAAACAGAACAGTTCATTTTCTTCCGCCGTATCGAGGAGAACATATTTTAAAGCTGCACACCTGGCTCGGCATTACGCCTGCCGAAGTTGCAAAGAATGTTTCTGAAAAGCTGATAAAATCAATCGTTTCCATGCGCTCTTACAAACAGCCGGACGAGATAATGGAAATGGAAAAAGCAGTAGATATTTCTACCAAAATGCATCAATTGTTTCTTTCATCGATAAGGCAGGAAATCAGTGAATTAGAAATAGCGGGGCAAATTGAAGGACTTGCAATAAGCCTTGGTGGAAGTATTGCTTATCCTGTAATTCTTACTACGAATGGAGAAACGTTGCACATAAACCCACGCAATGTGTTGATGAAAGACGGGCAATTGGTTCTTTGCGATGCAGGTGCAGAAACGGCGATGCACTATGCCGGAGACATTACGCGCACAAGACCTGTAAGCTCCATGTTTTCTTCTGTACAAAAAGATATGTACAATTTGATTTTGAAAATACAGCTCGCAACAATTGCTGCTTGTAAACCGAATGTTCCGTTCAGAGATGTTCACGCTTTGGCGGGCGAAATGCTGTTGGAAGGCTTGAAAGGTTTCGGCATTGTCAAAGGCGATGTGCAGGAAGCATTGGTGCATAACGCGCATACCTTATTTTTTCAATGCGGGCTTGGGCACATGATTGGTTTGGATGTGCATGATATGGAAAATCTTGGCGAAGAATACGTTGGTTATTCCGATGATATAAAAAGGAATATGGCGTTCGGCTGGAAGTCTTTGCGCCTTGCAAAGCCTTTAGAACGGGGCTTTACGCTTACCGTAGAACCGGGAATATATTTTATTCCCACTCTAATTGACTTGTGGAAATCTCAAAATAAATTATCTGATTTTATCAATTATACCGAGCTGGAAAAATTCCGAAACTTCGGCGGCATACGGATAGAAGATAATATATTGATTACAGAAGACGCGCCGTATATTTTGGGACATACCATTGCGCAGAAGACAGTGGATGAAATTGAGGCATTGGCGTAG
- a CDS encoding M1 family metallopeptidase encodes MKLLHFFIGAVVTASLPMIVFAQATQPNADSVRARRARMLQEQREAYEHRVFTHADTLRGSITPERAWWDVQRYDITIKPDFDKKYTAGDNLITYKVMSEKQPAMQIDLQEPLLIDSIVYNEKEKLSFTKEGNAWHVKTPHQKAGSINKVDVFFHGYPQTAKLPPWDGGWTFTRDSLGRPWMTVCCQGLGASVWYPCKDHQSDEPDKGASLTMIAPDTLVAVANGRLQFRKENSDGTATTKWAVVNPISNYCIIPYIGKYVNFHEDFNGLKGHLDLDYWVLDYNLQKAKNYLPEQVHNMLHSMEYWYGPYPFYEDSYKLVDVQHTGMEHQSAVAYGNHYAFGYRGRDLSGTGWGSKWDFIVVHESGHEWFGNSITTKDLADMWVHEGFTNYSETLFVEYMWGKDAGNAYNFGIRKNIVNDRPIIARYGVNEEGSGDMYYKGSNMLHAIRHSINDDSLFRKIWHGLASTFYHQTVTSAQIEHYISKHAGFDYSKVFDQYLRTTQIPELEYYFSTDKKEVYYRWTNCVTGFNLPLALNSKDTGIKIYPATTWKHTTLNEKQTALFNPKDIEYMYYISVKESKE; translated from the coding sequence ATGAAATTATTACATTTTTTCATCGGAGCAGTTGTAACAGCAAGTTTGCCAATGATTGTATTTGCTCAGGCAACTCAACCGAATGCCGACAGCGTCCGTGCAAGAAGAGCGCGTATGTTACAAGAGCAACGCGAAGCGTATGAGCATCGTGTTTTTACGCACGCCGATACTTTGCGCGGCAGCATTACGCCTGAGCGTGCATGGTGGGACGTGCAGCGATACGATATTACCATAAAGCCCGACTTTGATAAAAAATATACGGCAGGAGATAACCTTATTACGTATAAAGTTATGAGTGAAAAGCAACCTGCCATGCAGATAGATTTGCAAGAACCGTTGCTTATCGACAGCATCGTTTATAATGAAAAAGAAAAATTGTCTTTTACAAAAGAAGGCAATGCGTGGCATGTAAAAACGCCGCATCAAAAAGCCGGAAGCATCAACAAGGTTGATGTGTTTTTTCATGGTTATCCTCAAACAGCAAAGTTGCCGCCTTGGGACGGCGGTTGGACATTTACCAGAGATTCTCTCGGTCGCCCTTGGATGACAGTTTGCTGCCAGGGTTTGGGTGCATCTGTTTGGTATCCTTGCAAAGACCATCAAAGCGATGAGCCGGACAAAGGTGCTTCCTTAACGATGATTGCGCCCGATACTTTGGTCGCAGTTGCCAATGGAAGATTGCAGTTCCGTAAAGAAAACAGCGATGGGACAGCCACCACAAAATGGGCGGTGGTAAATCCAATCAGCAATTATTGCATTATTCCGTACATAGGAAAGTATGTCAATTTTCACGAAGATTTCAATGGGTTGAAAGGTCATCTTGATTTGGATTACTGGGTGCTGGATTATAATCTGCAAAAAGCAAAAAATTATTTGCCCGAACAAGTGCATAATATGTTGCACAGCATGGAATATTGGTATGGACCTTATCCTTTTTATGAAGACAGTTATAAGCTGGTAGATGTTCAGCATACAGGCATGGAACATCAAAGTGCGGTGGCTTACGGCAATCATTATGCCTTTGGTTACAGAGGTCGTGATTTGTCGGGAACGGGTTGGGGTTCGAAATGGGATTTTATTGTTGTGCATGAAAGCGGGCATGAATGGTTCGGCAACAGCATTACCACAAAAGATTTGGCGGATATGTGGGTGCATGAAGGTTTTACCAATTATTCCGAAACCTTATTCGTAGAATATATGTGGGGAAAAGATGCAGGCAATGCCTACAATTTCGGCATCAGAAAAAATATTGTCAATGACCGACCGATTATTGCACGCTACGGCGTGAATGAAGAAGGCAGCGGCGATATGTATTACAAAGGCAGCAATATGTTGCATGCTATTCGTCATAGCATTAATGATGATTCTTTGTTCAGAAAAATATGGCATGGTTTAGCATCAACATTTTATCATCAAACGGTAACTTCTGCGCAAATAGAACATTACATTTCAAAACACGCAGGATTTGATTACAGTAAAGTGTTTGACCAATATCTTCGAACCACGCAGATTCCCGAATTGGAATATTATTTCAGCACAGATAAAAAAGAAGTGTATTACAGATGGACGAATTGTGTTACAGGCTTTAATCTTCCGTTGGCATTGAACAGCAAAGATACAGGCATTAAAATTTATCCTGCAACGACATGGAAACACACTACGTTAAATGAAAAACAAACAGCATTGTTTAATCCGAAAGATATTGAATATATGTATTATATTTCGGTTAAGGAAAGCAAGGAATAA
- a CDS encoding NAD(P)/FAD-dependent oxidoreductase, producing the protein MSKVVIIGGGISGLSSARYLAKAGWDVTVLDKNDFTDNCSYGNAGFVCPSHYIQLATPGIVKQGVKWMFNSTSPFYIQPRLNKSLMNWGLSFIKSAKEKNVEKHGVPLRDIGLLSLHEYENIWQKEFDFAYEHKGMLEIFQTEKSKEECAHVVAFGQKLGLDVELIDAEELKQLEPNTPINAIGAINYKCDSHLSPGKLMNNLIASLRQMSNVQLISNAEVTDIVTDKKRIRAVLTDNDAYAADAFVLAAGAWSGNISSKLGLTIPLVGGRGYSFTLPIDKQELKILHPGILVEGRCAFTPLESDKIRFGGTMEITSTDTPPRYNRVTGIIKAVHDFFPQINLSFDEVKEKIWFGFRPVSGDGMPYIGKTSSYENLVVATGHAQLGISLGAATGLLVWELLEGKKTSVDIAAFDVERFAKR; encoded by the coding sequence ATGTCTAAAGTAGTTATCATAGGCGGCGGTATATCCGGATTATCTTCTGCGCGTTATCTGGCAAAAGCAGGTTGGGATGTAACTGTGTTGGATAAGAATGACTTTACCGATAATTGTTCTTACGGAAATGCGGGCTTTGTTTGTCCAAGTCATTACATACAATTAGCAACGCCGGGTATTGTAAAGCAAGGTGTCAAATGGATGTTCAATTCCACAAGCCCGTTTTATATTCAACCGAGATTAAATAAATCTCTGATGAACTGGGGCTTGTCATTTATCAAAAGCGCTAAGGAAAAAAATGTAGAAAAGCATGGCGTTCCGTTGCGCGATATTGGCTTGCTGAGTTTGCATGAATATGAAAACATTTGGCAAAAAGAATTTGATTTTGCTTATGAACACAAAGGAATGCTCGAAATTTTTCAGACTGAAAAAAGCAAGGAAGAATGCGCGCACGTGGTGGCTTTCGGGCAAAAACTTGGTCTTGATGTGGAGTTGATTGATGCGGAGGAATTGAAACAATTAGAACCGAATACGCCCATCAATGCAATCGGCGCCATTAATTATAAATGCGACAGTCATCTAAGTCCGGGCAAGCTGATGAACAATTTGATTGCATCGCTGCGACAAATGAGCAATGTTCAATTAATATCCAATGCAGAAGTAACGGATATAGTTACAGATAAAAAGCGAATACGCGCGGTATTAACCGATAATGATGCTTATGCAGCGGATGCTTTTGTATTGGCGGCAGGCGCGTGGAGCGGCAATATTTCATCAAAGCTCGGATTAACGATTCCTTTAGTCGGCGGACGAGGTTATTCGTTTACGTTGCCAATTGATAAACAAGAATTAAAAATACTGCATCCCGGAATTTTGGTGGAAGGGCGCTGTGCATTTACGCCGTTGGAAAGCGATAAAATCCGTTTTGGCGGAACAATGGAAATCACTTCAACAGACACGCCGCCGAGATATAACCGCGTAACAGGAATCATCAAAGCCGTGCATGATTTCTTCCCTCAAATTAATTTGTCATTCGATGAAGTAAAAGAAAAAATATGGTTTGGTTTTCGTCCCGTTTCCGGCGACGGAATGCCGTATATCGGTAAAACTTCTTCTTACGAAAATTTAGTAGTTGCAACAGGTCATGCGCAATTGGGCATCAGTCTTGGCGCGGCTACTGGCTTATTGGTTTGGGAGTTATTGGAAGGGAAAAAGACGAGTGTTGATATTGCAGCGTTTGATGTGGAACGCTTTGCGAAAAGATAA